The nucleotide sequence ATTCCAAGAGTATTTACAAAGCTTTTTAAGTAATCGTCAACTGTAACACCATCTGGGTCACTTTTAATTGTATTAACCCCAGTATCTGTATCCTTAACAAGAGTCTTTGCGAAATCACTTCTAGTATAGTTATCAGGATTTACATCTTGAATTTTAAAAGCAACCTTTTGAAGCTTTGCAAGTGCAATGGCTCTATCCTGATCCGTGCTACCATTTACTGCATTTTCACTTGGAAGTCCATATTGATCATCATTTGCTCTTACCTTCAATGAAGGATTAGTTCCTAAAAGATCAGGATTTATAGATATATTTCCCGCCGTTATATAATCCTCCCAGTTCTTACCTGAATTTGTTGTATCATTGAAATACTTACTTGGTTTAAAAGTAGTATTTGAAGCATCTTTAGTAAAGTCTGAGTTCACAAATATAGGCAGCTCATCTAAACTTGGAGTTGAATGTACCCCATCTGAAGCTAGTTGAGATTGAGTAGGATTAACCATACCACTACTTACAGTATTTATGGCAAGTGCAATTGTTTTAGCAACTCTATTCATTTGATCTATATATCCATTTATCTTGTCCTGAACTGTTTGTTCACCATTTATATCTCCACCAACAGGCTTAAATAAACTTAAGTCACTAAAATTATATGAAGAAGCAGTACCATCCAATTTTGTCTTACCATCTGCACTTGATAGGGCAATTCCATTCTTATCAGTCATAAGTACTCTAGCTTGTTCAATCTCTTTAGCTTGAGATTCTGTCATATTAATATTCAGCTTAATTCTATTATCGCTGGAAGCCTTATTGCCAAGTTTATAATAATCTACTTCATAACTGTATATTTCTTCTCCTGCTCCGTTTTTACTTCCTGTATCTGTTCCCTTTACCACAGCATCTATATAAGAAAATCTATTAACATTGTCATTTCCAACAGATTTAACAAGTGTAGGATTTACATTTCCCACCTTATCAAGAACAGAAACATCCTCTCCATCAAAATCCGGACTGCTGTCTACATTTATGCCAAACTTCTCACTAAGTTGATCTAATAATAAGTCTCTGCTATCTTCTAAATCATTTGGTTCTTTACCAGCTTGTTTTACTGTTATTATTTGCTGATTTAAGGAATCTATTTTATCTAGCATACTATTTACGGAGATGATATCATCATTTATACCTAGTTGAACATCTCCCTTTAACTTAGTAAGTTGAGTATATATGTTATTTAACTGGTTAGTCATAGTCTGTGCATTACTTATAATACTCTTTATACTAGTTGGAGTAGCCGAACTAGCATTGGTATAGTTTTGAATTGCTGAAAAGAAAGTTGTTATAGATGCAGAAATCCCCGCACTTGAGGATTCATCAAACATACTTTCTACCTCACTCAAATAATTATTTGTAGTCTTAAATGTTCCATTTCTAGTTGTCAAATCTCTTATTTGATAATCTAAAAAACTATCCCTTACTCTTTGAACTGAATACACTTCTGCTCCAGTACCAAATAGCCCTGGTCCTGCCGCACTGTTAAGGCTTGGCATCCCATATGGTGATCTTGTTTGTATGTCAACCCTCTGTCTTGAGTATCCATCTGTTGATGCATTAGAAATATTATGTCCTGTAACATCTATCGCTTGTTGATTTACTGTAAGTCCACTAACGCCTATATTCAAAGTTCCGAATAATCCTGGCATAATTCCACCTCATTTTACTTAGTTTTACCATAACAATTATATGTTTTGGCTGCGCCATTAGGATTAATGGCATTTAATACTTTTGTTGTAAAAATAAGTCCCTGCTTAATTAATAGCTCATTAGAATCCTTTTGAAACTTTATTCTCTCAAGTAAACCTCTCATATCTAAATATAACTTATTTAAGGATTGATCATTTTGTTCCTTAAGCAGTTCTTTCATTGTCTTATTTTCTACCAATTTTAGTCTGCTCATTTCACTTGTAGCTACTTCTTTATTTATCTTTTCTATTTCCGTAACCATTTTGTCAAGTCCAAAAACATCCTTTTTAATGAGAAGCTGCTGTTGAATCAAAAGTGAATCAAGTAATTTTTCAAGAGAATGAAACTCATCACTCATAACTTTCTTTAATTCTTCTTTCATAACTAAACTTCTCTCCCTTTAATATAATCTAATATTTTTTTTGCAAGTGAATTGGCATCTACCTTATAGTTTCCTTCTGTAATTTCTTTTTTTATCTCTTCTACCCTTTTTGTACCAGCTTTTTTTATAGATTCATTTTCGGAAAAAGTACTGAGGTATCTGCCTGTATCAGATATTTCAATAACGTCTTTATCTTTAGGAGCACTATTTTTTCTGTCATTGACGCTGCTATTGAATTTATATAGCTCAATCTTGTTTCCTGCACCTATATTATTTATTTTCATAATTTTACACTCCTTAAAAGCTAGTAACTTAATTTAAAGTTTTAAAGCTATGTTATTATCTATAGTTTATTATCGTAATTACCATTTTAAAGTTTATATTGATGATTGTAAAATTTCTTACAAGCGCACATATAAAAATAACCGGGTACGATAAACCGGTTATTTAAAATAGTCTATTTTTTTAAGCTCTTTATTCTTTCTTCACTATTAACAATACTTGTAATTCTAACACCAAAATTCTCATCAACAACTACAACTTCTCCATAAGCAACCTTTTTGCCATTTACAAGTATTTCAACTGGCTCTTCTGCAAGTTTATCAAGCTCTATAAGAGACCCTGTACCAAGATTAAGTATATCTTTAATGTTTTTCTTGGCTCTACCTAGTACAACTGAAATCTCAAGAGGAACATCCAAAATAAGATCTATATTTTTAGGTGCTCCATATACATCCGAAGCTTCAAGTGGTTGAAAAGAAGCTCTATTAACTTCAACCTGAGGCTGACCATACACATGTCCTTGAGGCATCATTTGTTGCTGAGGTGCCTGATATGCTGCTTGAGGCTGCCCCCCCATTGGCTGCATTGTTTGCTGTTGTGACTGCTGCATAGGTCTCTCAATAGCTGGCTCATTAACCGAAGGTGTTTGATTCACCGGTGCAGCACTTACAGTTGGCTCAGGTGAAGGTGCTGCACTTTGTTGAACCTCTGGTTCTTCCTTATTACTGCTTCCTCCCATCATTATATCTATCATTTTTCTTGATGTATCTATAGGAAGTATCTGCATTATTTGACTATCAACTAAATCACCAATCGTTAGTTTAAATGCAACTTGAACAATATTCTCATCTTCCTTAATATTATCTGTTAATACATCAGTTTTAGAATCCCAAATTTTAGATACTGGTGGTGATATATTCACCTCACGCAGTAACATAGTAGCCATTGAAGTAGCCGCAGACCCAATCATTTGGTTCATAGCTTCTGAAACTGCACTTAGTTCAATTTCTGACAAGGTTTTACTTTCAACCTTACCATCTCCACCCATCATTAAATTGGCAATAACAGCAGCATCTGTAACCTTCATTACAAGTAAATTCTCTCCTGATATTCCGCTTACATACTTTACATCTAATGCAACATTTGGAACTTCAAAATTTTTCTTTAAAGTTTCAAGTGTTGTAACACTCACAATAGGAGTAGTTATATTTACTTTTTGCCCAATTATGGTTGAAAGTGCTGTAGATGCTGAGCCCATAGAAATATTTCCTATCTCACCTAACAAATCTTTCTCTATATCATTTAAATCATTATCACTGGCTGTATTTTCTTTTTGTTCTTCAGGTGAATCAGAACTACTGTCTCCTCCATTTAAAAGAGAATCTATCTCCTCCTGTGAAAGAAATCCATCACTCATATTTTCCCACATCCTTATCAATTTTATCTAATATCTTGATTCCCATATTCTTGCCCAAGATTCCAGGCGCAGCCAAATAATGTAAATTGTCATATATATATACGGGAACCGGATCGCTGCACTTACTATTTAAAGTTATTACATCTCCAATAGATAATCTTAAAAAATCTTCCACAGTTATTTCAGTTTGCCCTAACTTAGCTATTACAGGAACTTCTACTACGTCTAACCTCTTTCTAAGTTCTACTCTTGATTCTTTAACTATTTCTTCATCATTTTCCTGATACCAATATTGTACAACGAGTTTATCAAGTATCTTTTCTATACTTAGATAAGGTATACAAATATTTATATAAGTGTGACTATTTCCAACATCTACGGAAAAAGTTATAAGTGCAACTGGCTCATGAGGAGCTAAAGTTTGATTAAGCGCTGGATTTGTTTCAAGAGATTCTATCTCTGGCTCAACATTAATTACTTCCCCCCATGCTAATTTTAGATTATCAATTAAACCTTGATTTATCTTCATAATAATATTCTTATCTATATCAGTTATCTCTCTTGGCTTATATTTTCCTGCACCATTACCACCAAGAAGAATGTCTATAGCCTGATATATAAACTGAGGATTTGTTTCATACAAAATAGATCCTTTAAGAGGCGGCATTCTAAATATTGTTAAAATTGTTGGATTTGGAACTGAATGAATAAACTCCTCATAGGTTATCTGTTCAACTGTTTCTATTTTTACCTTTACATTATCCCTAAGTTGTGCTGTTAAATAATTGGACATTATTCTTGAATAATTATCATGAATAAGCTCAAGGGTTCTTATATGCTCCTTAGCAAACTTCTGCGGACTCGTAAAATCATATACTTTTACTTTTTGCTTTTCCTCTTCTTTTGGAAGTTCATCAGGCTGAAGTTCACCGGAGGATAAGGCAGATAATAGGGCATCTATTTCACTTTGTGATAAAACGTCTGCCATAATTTTCCCTCATTTCTTTTCATTTCTTCATTATCAATTCATTATCAATTCTTTATTAACTTATCAATGTCAATAAGAGTGACTATTCTATCCTTAAAATTAATAACGCCTTTTACATAATCCTTCTTGTCGTCATCTACTTTTTCTATCAAATTTTCATCTATATCTAATACTTCATCTACTTGATTAACGGATATTCCAACTGGTTCCTCTTCTAATCTTAGTATTATTATACTCTCATCTTCACATTCAGATTCGTCTATATCAAGAAGAAGATTTATATCTAACAATGATTGTACGTTACCTCTTATATTTATGAGGCCCTTAACATAATCAGGTGCCTTGGGTACTTTTGTTACAGTCATGCTCTCAACAATAGTCTGAACCCTTGATGTTTCAACTGCAAACTGCTCATCATTTAACTTAAAAACAACAACCTGCATTATCTCACCCCTATTTACTCTTATAATAGCTTCAAGTGAACCCTATGAAGCGTTAAATAAATACTCTATTTATCCTAAAGCCTTTTTAATAGCCTCAAGAACTCTATCCTGTTGGAAAGGCTTTACTATAAAGTCTCTTGCACCTGCTCTTATGGCATCCATAACCATTGTTTGTTGTCCCATTGCAGAACACATTATAACTCTTGCTGCTGGATCAAAAGCTTTTATAGCTTTGACAGCTTCTATACCATCCATATCTGGCATAGTTATATCCATTGTAACTACATCTGGTTTTTCCTTTTTATAAATTTCAACAGCCTTTAGACCGTTACTTGCTTCACCCACTATTTCAAAACCATTCTTCTCCAATATATCCTTAATCATCATTCTCATAAAAGCAGCATCGTCAACAATTAAAACTTTAGCCATTTTTTTCAACCTCCATATTAATTTACTCCTAAAATATTTAGTATCTTTTCTAGTGAACCAGGCATTGGTATGTAATAAAAATGCCCGCTTATATTTTTAGTTTTGTCTTGAAGAAAAACTGTTTCCAAATCAAGAACATTATCATCACATTGACCAGCTTCTATAAAACTAGTTGTAAGAATTGCACCTAACATATCATAACTAAAAGCTGGAACTGATGGTGTTATAACCAAATTTGTAAACTTAGATATAGCATTCATATATGAACTAGATATTATATTTCCTATTTCACATAGCACTGAAGAGCTCAAATCTGTTAAATCATCATCCTTAATACCTGTTAATGTTTCGACTATTTCAACAGCCGTTTCCTTTTCAAATACGAACAAAATATTTCCAGGAGTATCTCCAAGTACCCTAACCACAACTCCAACTGCTACTTTTTCTTCACCAATTTCTGAAAAAAGAGTATCAAATGGAACTATATTAATATCTGGTACTGTCATATCTATTTTTTTATTTAATAGTTGTGACAAAGCTGTTGCAGCATTGCCAGAACCAATGTTTACAACCTCTTTTATTGCATCTAGTTGCATAGGCGTTAATTGTGAATAGTTCATAATTGTCCTCCTTTAAACTAGAGACGCAACATCGAGTATCAAAGTTACGAGACCATCTCCCAATATGGTTGCACCAATGTATTCTTTTAAACCTTTCAAGGTCTTTCCAAGTGGTTTTATTACAATATCCTGCTGTCCAATAAGTGAATCTACTAGTAATCCTGCCATCTTATCTCCTACTTTTACTATTACTATATATACCTTATCACTATTTGCCTTTTCAAGCCCTAACTTTTCATTAATTCTAACTATTGGGAGAACCTTACCTCTGTATATTATAACCTCTTTATTATTAGTTTTCTTTATTTCTGCCTCCTTATAATCAATTACACTGTCAATAGCATTTAAAGAAATAGCAAGATTTTCTTCTCCTACTTTTACTAATAATGCAGTGATAATTTGAAGAGTTAATGGTAATTTTATAGTAAATGTACTACCTTTACCTTTCTCCGTAGTCATATCAACTGTTCCGCCAAGAGACTGTATTTTTGTTTTTACAACATCCATACCAACCCCTCTTCCGGATATATCTGTTACTTTATCATTTGTACTAAATCCTTGATCGAATATCAAATTTGTTATTTGTTCTTCTGTCAGATTTTCTGTACTAATTCCTCTTTCTTCAGCCTTTTCTCTTACTTTTTCTACATCAATTCCATAACCATCATCTTGAACTTTTATTACTGCCTTAGTTCCTTCTTGATATGCTATAAGCCTTACTTTTCCTACGGGATCCTTACCAGCTTTAAGTCTATCCTCTTTTGATTCTATACCGTGGTCAGCTGCATTTCTAATAAGATGTATTAGTGGTTCTCCTATTTCATCTATAACCGTTCTATCAAGTTCGGTATCCTGACCTTCTATAATAAGTTCCATTTCTTTGTCAAGTTCTACTGATAAATCTCTTATCATTCTTGGGAACCTATTAAATACAGTATCTAATGGAAGCATTCTTATTTTCATGACCAAATCTTGAAGGTCATTTGTAGTCCTAGCAACCTGCTCTAAAGTTTCATTAAGTTCAACAAGCTTATAGCTTTGACTTATTTGTTCAAGCCTTGTTCTATTTATAACCAACTCTGATACCATATTTAAAAATCTATCAAGTTTTTCTAAATCAACTCTAACAGATTGATGAACTTTTTTATGTGATTGAGTCTGACTATTCTTTTTGGCTGCTGGCTTAGCACTAGGCTTTGCTTTTGAAACAGGTTCAGGTTTGCTTTTATTAGATTCCTCAACCTTATCCTTCTTATCATCAGATGCTTTTTCTTCACCAACTTTATATCTAGCTTTAAGCTTATCTAATGTTAATTGCTCTACATTTATGCTTTCCACCTCTGAAATTTCCTTTAATATCTCAGTTACGTCTTTCTCATCCTTGCTAGTTAGATATACAAGTTGTATTTCAAATTCAAAATTTTCTGCTTCCAAATCTTCAGTTCCAGGAACAGACTTTGTTATTTCGCCCCATTCCTCAAGACTCTTAAATATTAAAAAGGCTCTAGCTGATTTAAGTAAAGTTGCTTTACTTAAATTAATATCTATATAAAAGGCATTATATCCTTTTTCAATAGCTTGCTTCATAACATTTAAATCATACTCATTAAGAGCTATTTTAGCATCACTACTACCATCATTATCATTTTCTTCACTATTTTTATCGTTACTATCTTCTAAATTTTGAGCCTTTTCTTCATTTTTATTAGAATTAACCATACCAGCTATAGATTCAAGTTTTGTTATTATATCATCTACGGGTATCTCTTCCTCTTCTCCATTTTGAATGTTATCAACCATCTGCTCAAGTGTATCTAAACATTTGAACAAAATAGTTACAACCTCTTGAGTAACTTTAAGCTCACCATCTCTAAACTCAGAAAGAACATCCTCCATCTTATGAGTCAATGCTGCCATCGTATTGTAGCCCATAGTAGCCGCCATACCTTTTATAGTATGCGCAACTCTAAATATTTCATTTAGTTTATCTACATTCTCTGGCTCCTGCTCTAATTGAAGGAGTGCTTCATTTAAAGTTTGTAAATTATCCATAGATTCTTCTAAAAATATCGACAAATATTGAGATGTATCCATAAATTCCCCTCCTTACAGCTTCCTATAAATAAAGGTCGAAGCTTTTTCAAAACCATATTCTTTATAGTTATATATGCTTTCAGTAGCTCCCACAAAAAGCAATCCACCTTTTTTTAATGATTGACTGAATTTCTTGTATATTTTTTCCTTGACATCTTGATTGAAATATATAACAACATTCCTACATATTACAAGGTCAAAATTGTTATCATAAGAATCTAATATCAAATCATGCTTCTTAAATGTTATCATTTTTTTTATTTTATCAACTATAATATATTTATCGCCTACAATTCTAAAATATTTATCTAAATCTTGTTTTTCTACATTTTTTATTTCATTTTCTGTATACTCTCCAAGTTTCGCTTTATTTAATATAGTAGAATCAATGTCTGTTGCTATTATATTATTTTTTCTTAGAGAATCCAATTTATCTAGTATAATGGCTATTGAATACGGCTCAGCTCCTATTGAGCATGCAGCACTCCATATTTTAAGCGGTTCTTTACTAGAGTATAACATATTTTTTATCTCTTTTTCTGCTTCCCTAAATATTTCAGGATTTCTAAAAAATTCAGTGACATTTATAGTTATAAAATCTAAAAATCTTTGCCTCTGCTCTGGATCCTTTTTTAACATAGAAACATATTCATCTATAGAAGAAGCACCTACTCTTGATATTAAGCTAAGTATTCTCCTATGGAGCTGATTTTCCTTATAAGCAAATAAATCTAAACCAAAATCCTTTAGTACCCAATTCTTAAATTCCCCTATATCCATAGTCTACCTCCTAAGACCTCTTACTATTTTTATTATCTCATCAGCTACATTATCTATTGGAACAACAAGATCCACCTTTCCAGTTTCAAATGCTGCTTTAGGCATTCCATATATAACACATGTTGTTTCAGATTCTGAAATAGTTACACCACCGTTATCTTTAATAATTCCTGTTCCATTAGATCCATCCTTACCCATTCCCGTTAACACAGCACTAACTATATGGGATTTAAAAATTTTAGAAGCAGAAATAAATAGTTTATCCACTGCCGGTCTTACTCCCCATATAGGCGGTTCTTTGGTAAGCTTTATTCTTGAATTTGAATCTACTTCCATATGATATCCTCCAGGAGCTACATAAACAACTCCCTTTCTATAAGTCTCTCCATCTGTTGCCTCTTTTACTTCTATTGCACTATTATCATTAAGTCTATCTGCAAAAGCTTTCGTAAAACCAACAGGCATATGTTGAACAACAAATACTGGAACATTCATATCTTTAGGAAACTTTGTAATAACTTTATACAATGCTTTAGGTCCACCTGTAGATGCTCCTATAACTACTGCTTCTATGCTATCACTACTTATACGATTTGTTTCCCTCCTTATAACAGGATTAATTGGTGCAGGATTCTTATTTGTATTTTGGCTATATGCTACCCTTATTCTTTTTATGAGATCATCCTTCATCTTAGAAAGTTCAAATGGCTTTTCAGGCTTTGGAATAAAATCAAAGGCCCCTAAATAAAGACATTCCATAGTGTACTTCATCCCTTTTTGAGAAATACTACTAAACACTATTATCGGTATGTCAATTTTTAATGATTTAACAGCTTTAAGAGTTTCAATACCATTCATAACCGGCATTTCTATATCTAAAGTTATAACATCTGGTTTCATAACCTTTAACTTATTTAACAAATCCTGTCCATTTATTGCAGTACCAATAACTTCAATATTATCATTACTTTCTAACATGTCACATATTAATCTTCTCATAAGCACTGAATCATCTACCACAATAACTTTTATTTTTTCCAATGTTATCACTCCATCTAAATTTTTCTAATACCCATACCAACTGTTCTAATATCGACACTTCCATCAAGAGTATTAAAAATCATTGTTCTGCCTTTATTTCCTCCAATATCTTGACTTAACAATGGTACATTTAATTCTTTAAGTACTTTCTTAACTGATATACCATTTCTATTGCCTATATCCATGTTCATATTTTTATCCGAAAAATTAAACATTGATGCTCCACCTGCTATTTTAGCTTTCATATTTCTAATATTAGCACCCATTCCCTCCATTTTCTTTATAAGTATAGGAATTGCTAAATCAGCAAACTTATAAGGATTTGTTACCTTACTAAATTGTGTGCTATCAGGAAGCATTATATGCGAAAGTCCTCCTAATTTATTTTTACTATCATAAATAGCTATGCCAATACATGAACCTAACCCAACAGTTATTATCCTATTCGGAGAAAATGCAGTATTAAGATCTGCTATTCCTACCCTTATCTCTTTTATGTTCTCTCTTTCTTCCATAACAATACCCGAACTACCTACAGCAGTTCCTTTTCCTCATCTGTTAATATTTTGGATATATCAAGAAAAATAACTATTTTGTTATCTATTTTTATGAGACCTTTGATATAACGTTTTGACATACCTGATATAACATTTGGCGGCTGCTCAATATCTTCAGGACCTATATCTCTAACTTCTGATACTAAATCAACAATTATTCCAATTTTACCATTATGAATCTTAGACACTATAACCTTTGTTTCATCAGTTATGTCACTTTCTGGAAGATTAAATCTTTTTGATAGTGAAATTACCGGAAGTATCTTACCTTCATAGTTTATTACACCATCAACAAAACTAGGAACATCCGGTAATTTTGTTGACATTTCATGACCTAAAATTCTTTCAACTTGAATAATATCTGCTGCGTAGTATTCTTTATCGACAACAAATATAAGCACCTTTACACTGTCCATCATATGCTACCTCCTATAATAATAATTTATCAACAATAAGTTCATCATCCTTATTTACATATACATGGATACCTTTGCAAGGGTTTTCCACTACATATTCTTTATTGCCAATAGCAAATATGGTATTTTGATAGGCGATTTCTGCATATATGTTGCCATGTTTTTCAACTTGTACTTTTGTGGATACTCCACCTATGCTTCCAACTACACCACATTTAACTTCATTACCTGCCTTTATAACTCCACCTCTTGCTATAGAATTATCATTAGTAAAGATAACATTATTTTTAGCAGTCAAATCAGAAATATATTCTCCTTTACCAGTTATAAATATATTACCTGAGCTTTCTATTTTTGAATTTTGGCAATACCCAACACTTACATCTACAGGTACAGAAAGCATGGATTTCAAATTAGAAACCCTATCTTCGCAAAGCGATGTTACCTGTGTAAGCTCGTCCAAACTTTCTATGCTAAGAGGCCCCATACCAATTAGTCTAGCTTTAAATAGACTTATAATATCAGAATTTTCCTCTCTATCACATATATCTATAAACTTCTCACATAATCTGGGTACTAATCTAAATTTCCCTTCTAACAAAACCTTTAAAATCTGTCCATCTGTAGATGCTTTTCCATGCATATTATAATGTTTTACTTGCTCTACTGCCTCTAAGAGATTCTTTATGTTTACATCTATTGTATTAAGAAATTCCAGCTGCTTTAGTACAAATACATCTTCTCCTCCACCATATACGTTAGAGAAAATAGCATTCTTTTCTATAAAGATATTTCCACTAGCTGACACTATTGCATTTTGAACGTTTTGATCTATTTTTACATTGTGTTCGGATTCAACCTTCATACTCTCGCTTACACTTCCATGAATAAAAACATCTCCAACAAATTTTATGTTTCCTGTTTTCAAGTCAACATCTGAATTCACTTCATGTATTGCTATAACTGATATTTTATTCCCAGAGTATATAGGTTCGCCCTTTCGTGTTGAGACAACTGTGTTTTCATCTTTAAATTCACAGCCTTCACCTATATTAATCTTTATTTCTTTACCATTTTTCTTTTTTATTTCATTTCCAAATATATCCTTACCATTATGTCCTTCTTTTCCAATATGCCTAATAGCGAGCACAGACCCCTCATCTACAGCATTTACAAAACCTATACTTTTAAAATCTATTTTACCATTTTCATTTTCTTGAAACTTATTATTTCCTCTGACATCAAATTTAAACTCAACTTCATCATCTTCATCGTTTTCAACCTTCATTCCCTGTGCAATAAGCATATCTACTATTTCTTTATCAGAGTTACACTTTGATAAATTTTCTTCCAATATTCCATAAGTTACACCACTTGCCTTTAATGCATCTAATATTTCAGCTTGTGTATATACAGGGGGTTTTTCTACTCTTAAAACTTCACTTTCTAAAACTACTTTATTTGAAGACTCTGCATCCTTTAGTTTGTACACTTTTTTGTTAATGTAGCTTATGCTTATGTAAGCATTCATTTTATCTGGTGAAGTGCTTATATTTATTCTTCTTTCCGGTTTTTCTATTTCCTGAAAAACCACCTCTATATTACTAGAACTACATACCTCACTAGAATCTTTAACATCTTTATCATTAACCTTGACGCCTATATTCTTAGGCACTACGATAGTCGCACTTTTTCCTCCCTCTACAGGATCTTTAACAACTATCTTACCATCTAAAATCTGAATGGTACCATCTTTCTTATTCTCTGATTCTTTGTTTTCACTTTTATCCACAATCTCAACTGCTATCGACGCTTTCTTCTTAAATATTCCGTTTTTCACTTCTATAACTTCATACTTAATATCTTCTTTCAATACGTTGTATTTATTACAAGCCTTCTCGATGCATTCATCAATTGTGGAGCCATTAAATACTTCTCTCTCCATATAAATAATCTCCCCATACAAAATAATTATTTTATTAAGTAAAAGTATAATACCAAGCTCATCATATTTTTTACTTAATTTATCGTAAGCTTTCATCAAACCTTTATAATTATAAGTCTTTAATTAATTTTATTAATTACTTTAATCCAGTATCATTTATACTAACATTGTATATCATTTTTTTAACTTCTACTATCAAAATTTTTTATATAATTACTTATATAATCGTCATAAGCTTTCCTTATATTCCTTATCATCTCAGTTCCCTGAGAGTTAAACTTTATATCATCAACTTGACATATAGGTAATACTTTAGGTGATGTACCCGAAATAAACAATCCTTCAAACTGATCTATTTTTTTATAATTTATTTTTTCATCCACAACTGTATAGCCACATTGTTTACAAATTTCAACTATAATCTCTCTTGTTATTCCAGGAAGTACATCCTCCACAGGTGCTGTATACACTGTATTGCTTTTAACCATGAATATATTCGATTTACTACCTTCTGTTATATTACCATTTCTATCTACAAGTATAGCCTCAAATACCCCCTTTTCTTTTATTTTTTT is from Clostridium acetobutylicum ATCC 824 and encodes:
- a CDS encoding flagellar assembly protein A, with the protein product MEREVFNGSTIDECIEKACNKYNVLKEDIKYEVIEVKNGIFKKKASIAVEIVDKSENKESENKKDGTIQILDGKIVVKDPVEGGKSATIVVPKNIGVKVNDKDVKDSSEVCSSSNIEVVFQEIEKPERRINISTSPDKMNAYISISYINKKVYKLKDAESSNKVVLESEVLRVEKPPVYTQAEILDALKASGVTYGILEENLSKCNSDKEIVDMLIAQGMKVENDEDDEVEFKFDVRGNNKFQENENGKIDFKSIGFVNAVDEGSVLAIRHIGKEGHNGKDIFGNEIKKKNGKEIKINIGEGCEFKDENTVVSTRKGEPIYSGNKISVIAIHEVNSDVDLKTGNIKFVGDVFIHGSVSESMKVESEHNVKIDQNVQNAIVSASGNIFIEKNAIFSNVYGGGEDVFVLKQLEFLNTIDVNIKNLLEAVEQVKHYNMHGKASTDGQILKVLLEGKFRLVPRLCEKFIDICDREENSDIISLFKARLIGMGPLSIESLDELTQVTSLCEDRVSNLKSMLSVPVDVSVGYCQNSKIESSGNIFITGKGEYISDLTAKNNVIFTNDNSIARGGVIKAGNEVKCGVVGSIGGVSTKVQVEKHGNIYAEIAYQNTIFAIGNKEYVVENPCKGIHVYVNKDDELIVDKLLL